GATAGTATTCGTACTTTCCTTCGACCGAGTGGCGCTTGTTGAACGCATGGTCGATGAACACGGTCATCGCACCTTCCGGCTTATACTCGTCGTCGGGGCTCCCATACTCTTTGGAGAAACCAGAACCGAGTTCGACCGTCAGGTCGGTATCCGCCGTTTTCACCACTTCATAGCCCATACCGGCACTGATCCAGAGTCGCAGATCGAAGTCTTTGAACTCGTCATATTCCATGCCGTTTTTGGCGTAGACGTGCCAACGTTTGTTGACGAACGGCCACTCGATCTTGGCATTGAACAGCGAGTTGTTTTGCGTTCGCTTGCCATCGTTACTGGTTCGCGCGTAGATGATGTCCACCAATGTTTTGGTCGCGGCGCCTTCTCGTTTGATCTTGCCGCCAGAACGCAAACTGAGCGAATCGGTATTGCCGGTCTGACCGTTGATCCCCAGTTCAAAAGAACTGTCCCACTTGGCCGGACCAAACCAATAGTCGATATGGACAAACTCCCCACCGGGAACATAGCCCAAATATCCGTAATCTGGATCGCCGATCGTTTCGGCTTCGATCGTCCCATCGGCTGGGTCCAGCTCTGGCATGTCAGGGATCGGAATCGGTTCGTATTCGAAGTTGCATAGCGTCGCTGGAGCGAAATCGCCATCCACGAACATCGCCGCCACATCGACCTCACGCGTCTCCGCCGGCGCAGACGCATCGAAGCCGTCGAAATGGGCGTAGGACGCATCTTGCGCCAACGCATTAGTCGCCATGAATGCGACCAGCAGCCAAGTCGAGATTGGAAAGGATCGAAAAATCATGAGGGTAAACATCTCTGCAAGAACTTTCACGCAGTAAAGCAGAGAACTCGGGGGCCTGCGGGCTAATGGTCTTCCGTACGCGAATTACAGCATTTCGCCGCAATCGCCCTCCCGCCAGAAAACAGCGGGGCGTCGGCTTATACAAAATTGCCGCAAAGGGGACAACGCCGATGCCCCGACCGAATCGTCTGGGAGGCGCCACGCGGAGGCGTGAACTACAATTGACGGTTGCACTTAAGAAATACCACCGGGAGAGTAGACCATGCGGATTTGGGGCGTGATGCTGGCGCTAGCGATGATGGCCGGAAGCCTATACGGCGGCGATTCGTCAGCGATCGTATACCGTGGAGCCAAAATCTTGACTGCGGCCAGTCAGACCTATAGTCCCGGCGCACTCGTTGTTTCCGGCGGCACGATCGTCGCGGTGGGGGATTCCCAGCGAATTAAGACCCCTCAGGACGCTACCGAGATCGACTTGACCGGCCAAGTGATTATCCCAGGACTGGTCGACACGCATTCGCATATCGGCTTATTTGGCCGACCCGGCGGAGGGAATGACGCGAACGAGGTCTCAGGCCCGGTCCAATCGATCGTCCGTGCGCTCGATTCGCTCAACCCGTTTGATCCCGGCATTCGCATCGCCCAATCGGGCGGCGTCACCACGGCCAACATCATGCCGGGAAGCGCCAACGTGATCGGTGGGCAAACGATCTACATCAAGCTAAGCGGGCACAGTCCCACGGCGATGTCGCTAGCAACGCCCGAGAATCTGGGTGGGCTCAAAATGGCCAACGGTGACAACCCCAAGGGAGTTTACGGAGGTCGCGGGCAAGCGCCGGCGACGCGCATGAAGGTCGCTTCGTTGCAGCGGAGCGAATTTTTAAAGGCGAAGCAGTATCGCGAAAAGTGGTCGAAATATCGCGAGAAACTCGCTGCTGGCGAAACGCCTGATCCGCCAACAGTCGATCTGGCGATGGAGCCGCTGTTGGAAGTCTTGGATGGTCGCCGCACCGTTCATTTTCATACCCACCGCGCCGACGACATTCTGACGACGCTCCGCTTGAAAGAAGAATTTGGTTTCGACCTGGTTATCCAGCACGGAACCGAAGCATTCAAAGTGATCGATCAGATCGCCAAATCGGGCGCGATTGTTTCGCACACGATCGTCGATAGTCCCGGCGGCAAACCAGAAACCGTCGAGTGGTATGACGAGACGGCGGCGATGTTGAATGAGGCCGGCGTCAAAGTTGTCATCAATACCGATGACCCGGTGACCGACAGCCGCTTCTTGCTGCGAACCGCAGCTACGGCGATTCGCGGCGGACTGCCGGAAGAAACCGCGCTGCGTGCGCTGACGTTGCACGCAGCCCAAGCGATGCACTTGGAGGATAAGATCGGCAGCCTGGAAAAAGGGAAGGACGCCGACTTTGTCGTGCTGAGCGGCGATCCATTTAGTATTTATACGCGCGTGCTGCAAACCTATATCGACGGCGAGTGCGTCTTTGATCTGAATGACGCCGAAGAGCAGCGTTATCAGGTCGGCGGCTTCGCGTTGGCTGGTTCGACCGAAGTTCCTTTTTATGAGCCGATCGCTCCACCGACCACTGCTTTTGCGGCGCCCAAGCTGCCCAAAGACGCGAAACGGCCTGATAAAGACGCAACCGAGTTTGTGGTCGTCGCCGGCTTGGTGCATACCGTCTCGGGCAAAGCGATCAAGAATGGCGTCGTCCATGTGAAGGCTGGCAAGCTCGAACATGTCGGCCCACGCAAAGGGTTCAAGTTTCCCAAAAACGTCGCGGTGATCGAAGCCAATGCGATCACTCCCGGTTTGATTGACGCTTACTCTTCGGTGCCGCTGTCGGGAATGGTCAACATCGACGCCGATCAAGAAGCGAACGAAAAAGGAGGTGCGTCGCACCCGGATGTCCGCGCGACCGACGGTTTCAACCCCAGTGAACCGCTGCTGCGTCATCTGTTGGCTAACGGCATCACGCTGGTTCATTCTTGCCCTGGTCGACGGAACGTGATCGCCGGACAGTCAGGGCTGTTCCGCACGTATGGAACCGACGTCCAAGAAATGACGGTCCGCTTTCCTCAAGCGATGGTCTTCAACATTGGTAACTCCGCTAAAGGGCATGGAGGAGGCGACACGCGCATGGGCGTCGCCGCGGGAATTCGCAAAACGTTGTCGGACGCCGGCAACTATCGCCGAGATCGACAAAAAAAGATCGATAAAGGAGAGTCGGTCGATCCCGACCTAGCGAAAGATCCGCTGGCCGACCTGCTCGACAAAAAATTGCCGGCGCTATTTGTCGCCGATCGAGCTGATGACCTACAGACCGCGCTGCGATTGGCCGACGAGTTTCATTTTGATCTGCAATTTGGTCTGGCGACCGAAGCGTATCGCGTCGCCGATGCGATCAAAGCGGCCGGCGTACCGATCTTGGTTCATCCGACGCAACAGAAGAACGGCGATCTCAGCAAAATCAATACGCTGACGACAAACGCCGCTTACCTGGCGGAGCAAGAAATTCTGTTGGCGATGGGAAGCGGATTTGAAGGATACGTTCCTAAGACGTTTGTCGTTCGCCTGGAAGCAGGCCTCGCCGCCGCTCATGGACTTGGCTTTGATCGCGCCTTGAAAGCGTTGACGCTTGACGCGGCGAAGATCTTGAAGGTCGATGACCGGTTCGGAAGTCTCGAAGCGGGCAAAGTGGCCGACATCGTGCTATATGACGGCGATCCGCTGGAGCAGACGACGCATGTGGTCGCGGTGATCGTGGATGGCAAAGTGGTCTACGATCGCGCAACCGCGGTGAAGATTCCGCTGGCCGAGCGATTTTATGAAACGCTTGTTTCGCCACCCTGTTGCTTGACGTTTTAAGGTAGTTTGAGCCGCCGTATCTGCCAAACTTAACGTCAGATTCGACGAAGCCGAGATGCAAATCTCGGCTTTTTTCGTTCATTTGCGCCAATATGCATCCTCGCCTTCCCGCGCAGCATCGAAAACAATAAACGTAAAGAAGCAAAGATGGAATCGAAGCATCACCTAGAAGGAATCGCAAAAATGGCGAAAGATCCGATCTGCGGAATGGATGTCGATCCCGACCACGCCATCAGTCTAGAGCGTGACGGGAAGACGTTTTACTTCTGCAGCGAGCACTGTCACACCAAGTTTGCGGCCCAGTCGGTTGTGCACGCTCCGGAAGCGGACGACGCCGAGCATTTGTGCTGTCACGGACATGATCCTCAACACGCGGCGCATGGTGACCAACTCCCACAACTGTCGACTGGTGATCCCCAAAAGTCATCCCGATCGCAATCGACCGCCGCGTACGTTTGTCCGATGTGCCCTGGCGTCGAAAGCGACAAGCCGGGGAGTTGCCCCAAGTGCGGCATGTCGCTGGAGAAAAATCCGACGGCGGCCAAGGCTAAACAGAAGGCGATCTATACCTGTCCGATGCATCCCGAGGTAGAGCAAGATCACCCTGGCTCGTGCCCCAAGTGCGGGATGGACTTGGAAAAAAAGGATATCACGGCCGACAGCGATGAGCACGAAGATGATGAACTAAACGACATGACGCTGCGGTTTTGGATCGCCACCGCGTTGGCCTTGCCGGTCTTTGTACTGGCGATGGGACCGATGGTGGGCGTGCCGTTTCATCAGTGGCTGGGACCGGCTTACGCCTGGGTGCAGTTGGCGCTGAGCACCCCGGTCGTGCTATGGGCAGGCTGGCCGTTTTTTGTAAGAGGCGGTCGATCGTTTGTGACTGGTCACTTGAACATGTTCACGCTGATCGCGGTCGGTACCGGCGCCGCCTATTTGTATAGCGTGCTCGGCGTGCTGTTACCTGGCATGATCCCCGACGCGTTTAAACATGAAGGGCAAGTCGAAGTTTATTTTGAAGCAGCTTCGGTAATTATTGCGCTGGTGCTGCTGGGGCAAGTCTTGGAACTGCGCGCACGCCGAAAGACGAGCGGCGCGATCCGCGAGTTGATCGCACTCGCGCCGCCGGTGGCGCATCGCGTGCGTGACGGAAAGGAAACGGACGTCGATCTCGACGACGTGCAAACCGGCGATCTATTGCGTGTTCGCCCCGGCGAAAAGATCCCCGTCGACGGGCGCGTGACGGAAGGGGATAGCAGCGTTGACGAATCGATGCTGACCGGCGAACCGAACCCGGTGAAGAAGTCGACCGGCGAAGAAGTGATCGGCGGCACGGTCAACGGAACGGGATCGTTTTTGATGGAAGCGGAAAAAGTGGGCGAAGAGACCGTCTTGTCGCATATCGTTGACATGGTCGCCAACGCCCAACGCAGCCGTGCGCCGATCCAACGCATCGCCGATCAGGTCGCTGGTTACTTCGTTCCGGCGGTGTTGGGGATTTCGTTGATCACATTTATCGTCTGGGCGATTGCTCGTCCTGAAGAGCCGGCGCTGGCCTGGGCTTTGGTGAACGCGGTGGCGGTGCTCATCATCGCATGTCCCTGTGCGCTCGGACTGGCGACGCCGATGTCGATCATGGTCGGAGTTGGTCGCGGAGCGGCCGAAGGAGTGCTGATCAAAGATGCCGAGGTGCTGGAGCGACTCGAAAGCGTCACCGCGATCGTGGTTGATAAAACCGGTACGCTGACTGCCGGCAAGCCGAAGCTGACCGAATTTGAAGCGCTCGAAAAACTCTCCCCCAGCGGCGTCTTACGCATGGCTGCCGCCGTCGAACAAAACAGCGAACATCCGTTGGCGCGCTCGATTGTCGCCGGCGCCGAGGAACAGGGAATCGAGCTTCCCCGCGTCGCCAACTTTGACTCAATCCCCGGTGGTGGAGTCAGCGGTGAAGTCGAAGGACGCCAAGTGTTGATCGGCAACGCCTTGCTGCTCGAAGAACGAAAAATCGAAAATGCCGGCGCGATGAACGAGCGCGTCGCCGAGTTGCAGAGTCAAGGAAGGACGGCGATGTTCGTCGCGCTCGACGGCAAACTGGCCGGACTAGTCGCCGTCGCCGATCCGATCAAAGATTCGACCCCCGAGGCGATTCGTCAATTGCATGACCTAGGGCTGAAGGTGATCATGTTGACCGGTGACAACGAGCGGACCGCCGCGTCGGTCGCCCAACAGCTGGGAATTGACGACTTTACCGCTGAGGTTCGCCCTGAACAGAAACAGCAACGCGTCGCTCAGTTGAAGAAGGAGGGCTACATCGTCGCGATGGCCGGTGACGGCGTGAACGATGCGCCAGCCCTTGCCGCGGCTGATGTCGGAGTCGCAATGGGCGCCGGATCGGATGTTGCGATCGAATCTGCCGGCGTGACGCTGGTCAAAGGAGACCTGCGAGGAATCGTCCGGAGCGTGCAACTAAGTCGTCGCACGATGCAGAACATCCGTCAGAATTTGTTCTTCGCATTCGCCTACAACGTGATCGGAATTCCGATCGCGGCCGGCGTGCTCTATCCTATCTCGGCCCACCTGCTGCTCAACCCGATGATCGCGGCTGCGGCGATGAGCTTTAGTTCGGTCTCAGTGATCGCGAATTCGTTGCGACTGAGAAGCGTGAAGCTGGACTAGCGCGGCGGTATGACTCGCGTGCCACGGCTCTGTGAGCCATGCGACTTCGAGGGCTTCGGCACAGCTCACAGAGCCGTGGCACGCCGGGAAGATCTACTCGCCAGGATCGCCGATACGGCGGAGGAGGACCGAGATGCGGGCCTGCAGGTCGAGTAGGTTTTGCCATTCACGCGTATCCAGCGCTACCTTCTCGGCCGCTTCGTTCACTTCGACCGAGAGCAGCAGATGGCGGATGCGAATGTGGACGTACTCTAACAGCTCGGCCAACTGCGCCGCTTGAGCCGGACTAAGACGCTCCGGCAACTCCGGCGGTTCCAGCGAGTAGATCGCGGCCTGCAGATCTTCTTCCTGGTTGTTCCAATTCAGCTCAAATTCGAGGGAAGACGCGCTGTCGCTGGGGGATTGCGGACCTTGCGTCTGCTCTTCTTCGCCTCGTTCTTTTTGCCGTTGCACCCGCAACTGGGCAAGTCGATCGGCGATTTCGTCTTCGGAGCCGTACAGGATGACCGAACGGCCGACATGAATCATGTCGCCGTATCGCAGAATACGGAGGTGAATATCTTCGCCGTTGACCCGAGTGCCGTTGGTGCTTTCGAGATCGGCTAGGACCACTTTGCCGTGATCTTCCTGAATTTTGATGTGGAACCGGCTGACCCGTTCGTCCTTCAACTGGAGGGTATTCCCCTCTTCTCGGCCGATGGTTACCGGAGTTTCCAGTTGATCAAACACCGAACCGCGGTCCGCGCCGTCGATGATGCGTAATGTAACCAGCGCCATGATAAGAATTTACTGCGGCCGTGAACCCAATTCCAGGAAAGCCCTCTATTATTGCGCAAGCCGGCCCTGGTGGCGAGTATAGCGCTGATTCGGCCGTTTGGCGGTGCTGGCGCCATTGCTGCGAGCGGGCAAAATGGTATTATTTGCGGTGCTGCACGCTGGGTGACGCTCAGCGTATGCGCAACTGCTGACCGTAAAGGCGGTGAATCGCGGATGTAGCTCAATTGGATAGAGCATCGGTCTTCGAAACCGAGGGTTGGGGGTTCGAATCCCTCCATCCGCACTTTCTTTCCCCCGGCTTTCTCTTAAAGCGGGGACTTGCCCGCAGGCGAAGCAGGCCCGCTTGCAGGATAAACGCATATGGTTCAGCCTGGTCGTTGGTGTCCTATTCATCGCCAATCTTGTTGTAGACGTTCGCCGTCCGCAGCGACTCGCATCGCTCTCTTATTTCCGTCGGTATCGATCTCGAACACACTCAGCCAAAAAACGCGAATTTGATCTTCATTAAAATAATTGGCCTAAAATTTTAATGGCCCCGAAGTCATTAAAATGAGTGGCGTGTTTCGTGCTTAAGCCGTTTGGTAAAAATGAGTTAAGCCTTAAAGTGGCATTCCCGTATGCCAGCCGCAGTTCTCGTTGCGGCTTTTGCCTTCGCTCAACCGCTCTGTTTCCGCAGCACGAATACCGCATCGGACAACTGATCATCCAGCGGAACCGGATCGTCGATGTCGTAGTTGAAGTCGTACGTCTCGCACAGCTCTAGCTCAGGGACCTTGGCCAGCAGACTGAGAAACTGTTTGTGGGTGTAGAGACGATAGTCGTACTCGGATTGCAACTTTCGATCCCGCTGGCCGCTCTTCACGCGTAGGTTGAAGCGGATGCGTTCGAGTCGCTTGCGGCGATTGAAATCGACGACGCGCAGCGTCAGCGTCACTTTGGTTTGACCATGCCGAGCGGTCGATCGCTCGGTACAGTCGGGATCGGCGTCGAGTGGGATCAGATGAAAGCCAAGCAGGAAGATTCCCCCCGGCTGAAGCGCTGTCGCAACTTGTTGCAAATGGGCCAGCGCGGCTTTCTCGGTGGTCAGGTGGCGAAACGTATTGACCAAATTGACGACGCAATCGACCGGCTCGGCCAGCCTAAAGTCGGTCATATCGCCCACAAAAACTTTCCCTGGCAGGTTGCGACGTCGCAAGCGTTGTTGCACGTAGCGAACGGACGGTTGGCTTCGATCGAATCCGACGACCTGGTAGCCGCGTTTGGCCAGTTCGACCATCAAACGACCTCCACCGCAGCCAGGCTCCAGGACGGTTTGCAGCGGAATTTGCGCGTATTTTTCGGCGGCCGACTCCACAAAGTCGGCTTCAAATAACGTTTCGTCGCGAAACGCGAGGTCCCAATACTGCGGATAATCGTAGCACTCGGCCGAGGATCGCCTATTCGGCTTCTTCATCCTCACCGCCGCTCGATTCGATATTTTGCTCTAGGCGAATCGCCAGACGAACCAGATCGGGGACGTTGTCGACGCCCATCTTTTTGAAGACGTTATGGCGCCGCGCTTCGACGGTTCGCAAACTGACATCCAAACGGCGAGCGATCACTTTATTCGCTTTGCCTTGGACCATCAGTTTCATGACGTCCTTTTCCCCTTCGGTGCAGGTTTGGAAGAGCTTTTCGGCCTCTTCCTTGTCGATATCTTCGGCGCGCCATTTGGCGTCGAGTCCAATCGCCTCATTCACCGCATCGACAATTTCTTGTTCTTTGCACGGCTTTTCCAGAAAAGTTACGGCGCCGTTACGCATTGCACGGACCGTTGTTTGGGTATTGGCGTGCGCCGTAATCAAAATGACCGGGATCCGGTAGCCGACCGTTAGTAGGCGCTCTTGCAGTTCCACTCCACTCAGACCGAGCATGCGAACGTCGGTAATGACGCAGCCGCACCGATCGGCGGAAAAGGTGGCGAGAAACTCTTCGGCTGACGAAAACTGCTCGGTCTTTAATCCCAGCGAATCAATCAGCATTCCGATCGATTCGCGTGCGGCTGGATCGTCATCAATGATGAACACGGTTGGTGTCGAGGGCATTTTCTACTTCCGTACCTTCAGTTGCGATCGGCAATGTAAAACGGAACTCCGCCCCTTCGCTGGACGGCTGGCACCAAATCTTACCGCCATGAAGCTCGATGATCGAGCGTGAAATTGCTAAACCCATTCCCATTCCGCCATCTTTCGTCGTGCGGAACGCTTCAAAAATGTCGACTTCGCCTGGGAGACCGGGCCCCGAATCTCGCACGCCAAACTCGATCATCTCCTCTTTGACTTGCGCGCTAACGTAGACGATCCGGTGCCCCGGCACCGATTTCATCGCTTCACAGGCGTTCGTGATCAGGTTGATCAAAACCTGTTGAATCTGAATCGCATCCACGTCGACCGTCGGCATATGTTCCGGCACATCGTACCGTACGAACACGTCGTTGTCCCGAATCATGGGGGCGATTAGCTCGACCGAATCATGGATCAATTCGCGGACTTCACGATTCTCCAACTTCGGCTCGGTGCGGCTGGCGAAATTGCGCAAACGGCGAATGATTTCGCCGGCGCGGGTCGCCTGATCCACGATGCGGCCAATGCAATGGGCGATATTCTGTTCGCGATCCTCGCGCTCCGATTTTAACAGATTGGCGCAGGTGCTGCCGTAGTTTGAAATCGCATAGAGCGGCTGATTTACTTCGTGCGCAATGCCGGCCACAATTTCCCCCAACGTGCTAAGACGAGCGACGTGGGCGAGTTCCATGTTGCGCCGACGCAATTCGTCATCGGCCCTTATTTTTTCCGAAATGTCATTCACCACGCCGACGACATGCGTCGCGATTCCTTTTTCGTCACGAACCGGCGCGATGGAGATTTCACACCAACCGAATTCTCCTCCGGCGCGAGCCAGACGAAGGGTCTCTTGCATTGCGATTCCTCGACGAAGTCCGCTTTGCAACTGCCGCAGCTGTTCGGCTTCGCGCGGATCCGCCAGGAAGAAATCCAGACTCTCTCCTTCTAACTTGCCAGGCGCGACGCCGAGCATCGCCTCGAGGGCCGGATTGCCATATACGATTTGCGGTTCGATTTCGGATAGGCCGACAATGAAGACTCCATTGGTCGCCGACGCGATCGCCCGATCGCGAACTCGCAGCGCAAGTTCGGCCCGCTTGCGCTCGGTGATGTCGAGAAAGACGATCTGGCAAGCAGGATTGCCATGATAATCGATCGGCGTTCCGGCGACCGAAACGTCGATAATGCCGCCGTCAACGCGCTGCATGTGCTGTTCGACCGCCATCGTCGACTGGCCGGCGTACAGCAGCGCAATCCGTCCGCGAACAAATTCACGCTCGTCCGGCACAATAAAATCTTCGATCGGGCGTCCAATGAGATCGCTATCGGTGTTGGCGCCTAGACACTCGACCGCTTTCTCGTTGGCCAGCACGACTTTTTCCATGCTATGGACCAATATCGGCACCGGTGAATTGTCGACCAACGCTCGATAGCGTCGTTCGCTGTTGCGCAGCGCCAATTCGGCGTCTCGCTTGTCGCAGATCAATTGCCATTGGCGTATAGCGCGTTCGGCGATGCGGGGCAGTTCGGAGAAGAAATGCTCAGTCTTCACCACATAATCAATCGCGCCGCGTTTCAGCGCCTCGACCGCTGTGCGCTCGTCGCCGTAGCTGGTCATCACGACGATCGGAAACTGCTGGTCTTCAGGGCGACGATGCGACAACATCTCCACTCCGCGACCGTCGGGCAGCATGTTGTCGACCAACGCCAAATCAGGACAGCGTTGGGCGATTTCGGCTCGCGCCTCCGCTAGTGACGCGGCGATAACTACCTCGAATTGCGTAGAGAACGTGTTAAACGCCCGACTCATCAGAATCGCATGAGAACGTTCATCTTCGATGATCAAGATGCGGTATTCGTCGGGCACAAGTCTTACCTCTGACAACGAGATTCCGTCTAACGCCGTTTGGGCGGTTCGTTCCAAACCAACCAATAGAAACCGAGATCACTCAACATTTTGGAGAACTCGACAAAGTCGATTGGTTTCACTAAGTAGCTGTTTACATGGTGGCCATAGGCCTGATTGACGTCGGCCTCCGCGTCGCTGGTCGTCAATACCACGACCGGAATGCTGGCGGTCGAAGGATTTTTTTTGATCTCGTTTAAAACGTGTAGGCCGTCATATTTCGGCAGGCGTAAATCAAGCAGAACCAGATCAGGAAGCGTATCGACGTTTTGATATTGGCCGATTTGAAACATGTACTCCAAGGCCGACTCGCCGTTGTCGACATGGACGATCTCGTTGGCGACGGCATGCTCGCGAAAGCTCCGCATGACAAGCTTCGCGTGCGCGGCGTTGTCTTCGACCAACAATACTTTAATGGGTCGTCCTTGCATCGTTTGCTTAACCTAACGTAGCGGTCGATATCAATGAAGAACTGGGATCGCGCGGAATGCGAAAACAAAAGCAGGCACCCTTCACGGGATTCGGCTCTACCCAGATTTCTCCTTGATGGAATTCAATGATTCGCTTGGCGATTGCAAGTCCGATCCCCGTGCCGTCTGAATGGGGATCGAGCTTTTCAAACAAGCCAAAGATTTTTTCTCGAAAGTGTGCCGGGATACCGGGACCATTGTCCCGCACCCAACAGGTCGTGTTGTTTTTATCGGAGGACAACTGAATTGTGACGCGCGGATCGTCCACTTCCGCATATTTTATCGCATTTTCGACAAGATTTTGCAGGACTTCCTGTAAACGTACCCGGTCTCCGAAAAATTGGCTATCGTCGCAAGAGACCGAGATGTTGACCTGCTTTTCGGCGATTGTACCGGCTAAAAACGTTAAAACCGCGTCGATCAGCCGTCGCCCATCGACATATCCATTCGGATTGCAGACGCGGCCAATCCGCGAAAGTTCTAACAGATCGTCTAACAAGTCCTTCATTTTTTCGGCGGCGTCGCTGATGATCTGCATATCTTCTTCGACCGCTGGCATATCGCTTCGTTCAATATCTTGGGCCAGCGCCCCTAGAAATCCCTTGATCGTTATGAGCGGAGATTTGAGGTCATGCGAAACGGTATAGGTAAATCTCTCTAGTTCGGTATTTTTCGCCTCCAACGTCGTGATCAACGTTTCGCGTTCTTTTACCGCTAGACGTGATTCGGTGACGTCCACAACCGTCGAAAGGGCCAAGGTTCGACCGCCGACGTAGTAGGGAACTCCAATCACGTGGGCGTAAAAAATACCTCCCCCTTTGCGCACGCCGATCGCCGCAGACTCAAAGCGATTGCCTTGGCCGATTGTCTCTAAAAAATCTTGAAATACTGGGTGACTGTCAGGATGGATAAAATCTTGCGGCTTCATCCCCATCATTTCTTCGCGCGTGTACCCATGCAAGCGGCACGCGGTTGGATTTACATCCACGAGCGTCCCATCTAGCGCATAGATAAAGAAGCCGTTGACGGCGGCTTCAAAGATCGCTCGATAGCGTTCTTCGTTTTCGAGTACGAATCGTTCCGTCTCTTTTCGGGTTGTGATATCGACCATCGCGCCGGCCAGACGGACCGCTTCGCCATCTTCATTCCACACGCCGTCGCCCGACATGCGAAACCAACGATACTCGCCCGACGTGACGCGAAAGCGGCATTCGGCGTCAAACTTTCCCTCTCGAGCCAAAAATTTGCCGAACATCGCTTCGACGCGCGACAGATCCTCGGGATGAAGCCACTCTCGCATGGTGGCTCGGGACGGCGCTTCACTGCCGAGCGGCAAGCCAAACAGCTCAAACATGCGATCCGACCAAAAAAAGCGATTCTCCTGGATTTCCCATTCCCAGATCCCTTGTTGGGCTCCGCTGACCGCCAATTGAAATCGATCCTCGCTCGCTTTCAGAGCGCGCTCCACCTGATAGGCTTCAGTGACATCATCAATCACTAGGACGGCGCCGTCAAAATTACCTTGTTCATCTTGCAACGGGGCGCCGTTAATATGCAAAACGCGGCGGTCTCCTGGTTCGCGCTCGAGAATGTAGCGAATGCCATGGACCGGGGCGTTGGTCCGTTTCACGATCGCGTAAGCGGTGTCGTTTGCGATATCAAGCGGCTGGCCGTTGAGATTAATACGACGCCAGGCCGGCTCCTGAAAAATGTCCCCGTTAAGCTTGAGGGCAAGCAGTT
The nucleotide sequence above comes from Blastopirellula sp. J2-11. Encoded proteins:
- a CDS encoding heavy metal translocating P-type ATPase, with the translated sequence MESKHHLEGIAKMAKDPICGMDVDPDHAISLERDGKTFYFCSEHCHTKFAAQSVVHAPEADDAEHLCCHGHDPQHAAHGDQLPQLSTGDPQKSSRSQSTAAYVCPMCPGVESDKPGSCPKCGMSLEKNPTAAKAKQKAIYTCPMHPEVEQDHPGSCPKCGMDLEKKDITADSDEHEDDELNDMTLRFWIATALALPVFVLAMGPMVGVPFHQWLGPAYAWVQLALSTPVVLWAGWPFFVRGGRSFVTGHLNMFTLIAVGTGAAYLYSVLGVLLPGMIPDAFKHEGQVEVYFEAASVIIALVLLGQVLELRARRKTSGAIRELIALAPPVAHRVRDGKETDVDLDDVQTGDLLRVRPGEKIPVDGRVTEGDSSVDESMLTGEPNPVKKSTGEEVIGGTVNGTGSFLMEAEKVGEETVLSHIVDMVANAQRSRAPIQRIADQVAGYFVPAVLGISLITFIVWAIARPEEPALAWALVNAVAVLIIACPCALGLATPMSIMVGVGRGAAEGVLIKDAEVLERLESVTAIVVDKTGTLTAGKPKLTEFEALEKLSPSGVLRMAAAVEQNSEHPLARSIVAGAEEQGIELPRVANFDSIPGGGVSGEVEGRQVLIGNALLLEERKIENAGAMNERVAELQSQGRTAMFVALDGKLAGLVAVADPIKDSTPEAIRQLHDLGLKVIMLTGDNERTAASVAQQLGIDDFTAEVRPEQKQQRVAQLKKEGYIVAMAGDGVNDAPALAAADVGVAMGAGSDVAIESAGVTLVKGDLRGIVRSVQLSRRTMQNIRQNLFFAFAYNVIGIPIAAGVLYPISAHLLLNPMIAAAAMSFSSVSVIANSLRLRSVKLD
- a CDS encoding FHA domain-containing protein — encoded protein: MALVTLRIIDGADRGSVFDQLETPVTIGREEGNTLQLKDERVSRFHIKIQEDHGKVVLADLESTNGTRVNGEDIHLRILRYGDMIHVGRSVILYGSEDEIADRLAQLRVQRQKERGEEEQTQGPQSPSDSASSLEFELNWNNQEEDLQAAIYSLEPPELPERLSPAQAAQLAELLEYVHIRIRHLLLSVEVNEAAEKVALDTREWQNLLDLQARISVLLRRIGDPGE
- a CDS encoding YdiY family protein, with amino-acid sequence MIFRSFPISTWLLVAFMATNALAQDASYAHFDGFDASAPAETREVDVAAMFVDGDFAPATLCNFEYEPIPIPDMPELDPADGTIEAETIGDPDYGYLGYVPGGEFVHIDYWFGPAKWDSSFELGINGQTGNTDSLSLRSGGKIKREGAATKTLVDIIYARTSNDGKRTQNNSLFNAKIEWPFVNKRWHVYAKNGMEYDEFKDFDLRLWISAGMGYEVVKTADTDLTVELGSGFSKEYGSPDDEYKPEGAMTVFIDHAFNKRHSVEGKYEYYPEWEEFGEYRSISDIGYKILLDEEANLSLKFGVINRFDSTPGVNKKKNDTNYSILIIWKL
- a CDS encoding amidohydrolase family protein; the protein is MRIWGVMLALAMMAGSLYGGDSSAIVYRGAKILTAASQTYSPGALVVSGGTIVAVGDSQRIKTPQDATEIDLTGQVIIPGLVDTHSHIGLFGRPGGGNDANEVSGPVQSIVRALDSLNPFDPGIRIAQSGGVTTANIMPGSANVIGGQTIYIKLSGHSPTAMSLATPENLGGLKMANGDNPKGVYGGRGQAPATRMKVASLQRSEFLKAKQYREKWSKYREKLAAGETPDPPTVDLAMEPLLEVLDGRRTVHFHTHRADDILTTLRLKEEFGFDLVIQHGTEAFKVIDQIAKSGAIVSHTIVDSPGGKPETVEWYDETAAMLNEAGVKVVINTDDPVTDSRFLLRTAATAIRGGLPEETALRALTLHAAQAMHLEDKIGSLEKGKDADFVVLSGDPFSIYTRVLQTYIDGECVFDLNDAEEQRYQVGGFALAGSTEVPFYEPIAPPTTAFAAPKLPKDAKRPDKDATEFVVVAGLVHTVSGKAIKNGVVHVKAGKLEHVGPRKGFKFPKNVAVIEANAITPGLIDAYSSVPLSGMVNIDADQEANEKGGASHPDVRATDGFNPSEPLLRHLLANGITLVHSCPGRRNVIAGQSGLFRTYGTDVQEMTVRFPQAMVFNIGNSAKGHGGGDTRMGVAAGIRKTLSDAGNYRRDRQKKIDKGESVDPDLAKDPLADLLDKKLPALFVADRADDLQTALRLADEFHFDLQFGLATEAYRVADAIKAAGVPILVHPTQQKNGDLSKINTLTTNAAYLAEQEILLAMGSGFEGYVPKTFVVRLEAGLAAAHGLGFDRALKALTLDAAKILKVDDRFGSLEAGKVADIVLYDGDPLEQTTHVVAVIVDGKVVYDRATAVKIPLAERFYETLVSPPCCLTF